In a genomic window of Sus scrofa isolate TJ Tabasco breed Duroc chromosome 4, Sscrofa11.1, whole genome shotgun sequence:
- the CELF3 gene encoding CUGBP Elav-like family member 3 isoform X7: MNRPIQVKPADSESRGEDRKLFVGMLGKQQTDEDVRKMFEPFGTIDECTVLRGPDGTSKGCAFVKFQTHAEAQAAINTLHSSRTLPGASSSLVVKFADTEKERGLRRMQQVATQLGMFSPIALQFGAYSAYTQALMQQQAALVAAHSAYLSPMATMAAVQMQHMAAINANGLIATPITPSSGTSTPPAIAATPVSAIPAALGVNGYSPVPTQPTGQPAPDALYPNGVHPYPAQSPAAPVDPLQQAYAGMQHYTAAYPAAYSLVAPAFPQPPALVAQQPPPPPQQQQQQQQQQQQQQREGPDGCNIFIYHLPQEFTDSEILQMFVPFGHVISAKVFVDRATNQSKCFGFVSFDNPASAQAAIQAMNGFQIGMKRLKVQLKRPKDANRPY, encoded by the exons ATGAACAGGCCCATCCAGGTCAAGCCAGCCGACAGCGAGAGCCGTGGAG AAGACCGGAAGCTCTTTGTGGGGATGCTAGGGAAGCAGCAGACAGATGAAGACGTCCGGAAGATGTTCGAGCCTTTCGGGACCATAGACGAGTGCACTGTGCTCCGGGGCCCAGACGGCACCAGCAAAG GCTGCGCCTTCGTGAAGTTCCAGACCCATGCCGAGGCCCAGGCGGCCATCAACACCCTTCACAGCAGCCGGACCCTGCCG GGTGCCTCATCCAGCCTGGTGGTGAAGTTTGCTGACACGGAGAAGGAGCGAGGTCTCCGCCGAATGCAGCAGGTGGCCACCCAGCTGGGCATGTTCAGCCCCATCGCCCTCCAGTTTGGAGCCTACAGCGCCTACACCCAGGCC cTGATGCAGCAGCAGGCGGCCCTGGTAGCGGCTCACAGTGCCTACCTCAGCCCCATGGCCACCATGGCTGCCGTGCAGATGCAGCACATGGCCGCCATCAATGCCAATGGCCTCATCGCCACCCCCATCACCCCATCCTCAG GAACCAGCACCCCTCCTGCCATCGCTGCCACACCTGTCTCTGCGATCCCTGCTGCCCTGGGCGTCAACGGCTACAGCCCGGTGCCCACCCAGCCCACTGGGCAGCCTGCCCCTGATGCTCTGTATCCCAACGGGGTCCACCCCTACCCAG CTCAGAGCCCCGCGGCCCCCGTGGACCCCCTGCAGCAGGCCTATGCGGGGATGCAGCACTACACAG CAGCCTACCCGGCAGCCTACAGCCTGGTGGCACCTGCGTTCCCACAGCCTCCtgccctggtggcccagcagcccccacctcctcctcagcagcagcagcagcagcagcaacagcagcagcagcagcaacggGAAG GCCCTGACGGCTGCAACATCTTCATCTACCACCTGCCCCAGGAGTTCACTGACTCAGAGATCCTGCAGATGTTTGTCCCCTTTGGCCACGTCATCTCAGCCAAAGTCTTTGTTGATCGGGCCACCAATCAGAGCAAGTGTTTTG GCTTTGTGAGTTTCGACAATCCAGCCAGTGCCCAGGCTGCCATCCAGGCCATGAACGGTTTCCAGATTGGCATGAAGCGCCTCAAAGTCCAGCTAAAGCGACCCAAGGATGCCAACCGGCCCTACTGA